Proteins from a genomic interval of Salmo trutta chromosome 39, fSalTru1.1, whole genome shotgun sequence:
- the LOC115179330 gene encoding oocyte zinc finger protein XlCOF6-like isoform X3 produces MDTSEDLQDDNLIKQEHFHSSNNEQQDGHLAVRRNVILERTKFNQRQQEAGETADDFITALHCLSEHCGYGALLSEMIRDRLVAGLVDRRLSKQLQMDPELTLDKAVTRIRQTELVKKQQDLPEHTFKVSSNTANINSVLSHSKQQCPANSQCQLEKNQNSERPQQPQTTQENEEEPLDTDDFLADFSPGGEKPHYCACCGRSFQKVRDLTRHQRTHTGEKPHNCSDCNRSFARLDNLKSHQKIHAKDKRHFHSTKCVESFVLLEKLEKHQLENTFKATSSAANVDSVPELGKNQHPERQLPQTTLENREKPHHDTSDDLIVSSNGGERRHHCSDCGKSFTRVYHLKRHQRTHTGEKPHRCSDCGKSYSQSYDLKIHHQQKHMKGKYFHCNHCAERFSKPEDLNRHMHVHAGEKPYLCPDCGKRFQLLNAFEMHQQKHTLGLLECSYCGKSFSKVDKLKLHQRTHTGEKDFHCPDCGKSFTRSDLLKSHQRTHKKGGDCPYCDKSFSEPGELKIHMEVHSQERPHLCPDCGKRFKLLWSLKKHQQKHTEKISPREKRHHCSDCDKSFTRGYHLKRHRETHTGEKPYHCSNCDKSFAGKERLKQHQLTHNEKKRYRCSRCDKRFPDMAKLRSHLPVHSIELALHCSDCGKCFLNKAKFERHQKIHTGSGKIPFLCTDCGEGFTNLRQLEDHQRTHTGEKPYYCIDCGKSFAHEKTFKCHKQAHKFKLSGERAAYPCLECGNTFSRSCDVMSHLRRVHNKERPFQCSCCGKRFFQKNSLTIHMRMHTGEKPYHCSECGQSFSQMNDRKRHQKRQHSGEET; encoded by the coding sequence ATGGACACCTCAGAAGACCTGCAAGATGACAACCTGATCAAGCAGGAACACTTCCACAGTTCTAATAATGAACAGCAAGATGGACATTTGGCAGTTAGGAGGAATGTAATATTAGAACGAACTAAATTCAACCAAAGACAACAAGAAGCAGGAGAGACAGCTGATGATTTTATCACTGCACTTCATTGTTTGTCAGAACATTGTGGTTATGGAGCTCTGCTCAGTGAGATGATAAGAGACAGACTAGTCGCAGGCTTAGTTGACAGAAGACTGTCCAAGCAATTACAAATGGACCCAGAACTAACACTGGATAAAGCTGTCACACGCATTCGTCAAACTGAACTTGTGAAAAAGCAACAGGACCTGCCAGAGCATACCTTCAAAGTTTCAAGCAACACTGCAAATATAAACAGTGTCCTGTCACATAGCAAACAGCAATGCCCAGCCAATTCCCAGTGCCAATTAGAGAAGAATCAAAACTCAGAAAGACCACAACAACCCCAAACCACACAGGAGAATGAAGAGGAGCCCCTAGATACTGATGACTTCCTTGCGGATTTCAGTCCTGGAGGAGAGAAGCCTCACTACTGTGCCTGCTGCGGGAGGAGCTTTCAAAAAGTGAGGGACCTTACAAGACACCAGCGAACACATACTGGAGAGAAGCCCCACAACTGCTCTGATTGCAACAGAAGTTTTGCTCGGTTAGATAATCTCAAGTCACACCAAAAAATACACGCGAAAGACAAACGTCATTTTCACTCCACTAAATGTGTGGAAAGCTTTGTCCTATTGGAGAAGCTTGAAAAACACCAGCTGGAGAATACCTTCAAAGCTACCAGCAGTGCAGCAAATGTAGACAGTGTGCCTGAACTTGGGAAAAATCAGCACCCAGAAAGACAACTGCCCCAAACAACTCTGGAGAACAGAGAGAAGCCTCATCATGATACTTCCGATGACCTTATTGTGAGTTCTAATGGAGGTGAGAGGCGTCACCACTGTTCcgactgtgggaagagctttacaCGAGTTTATCATCTTAAAAGACACCAACGAACACATACGGGAGAGAAGCCTCATCGCTGCTCTGATTGTGGCAAAAGTTATTCTCAGTCGTATGATCTGAAAATACACCACCAGCAAAAGCATATGAAAGGGAAATACTTCCACTGCAATCATTGTGCAGAACGTTTCTCCAAACCAGAAGATCTGAACAGACACATGCATGTACATGCTGGAGAAAAGCCATACCTTTGCccagactgtgggaagagattccaGTTGTTAAATGCATTTGAAATGCACCAACAAAAACATACTTTGGGGCTTCTTGAGTGCTCTTATTGTGGTAAAAGTTTTTCTAAAGTGGATAAACTTAAACTACACCAGCGAACGCATACGGGAGAGAAAGATTTTCACTGCCctgactgtgggaaaagttttacCCGCTCGGATCTTCTGAAAAGTCACCAGAGGACACATAAGAAAGGGGGTGATTGTCCTTACTGTGATAAAAGTTTTTCTGAACCGGGAGAACTAAAAATACACATGGAAGTACATAGTCAAGAAAGGCCTCACCTTTGCCccgactgtgggaagagattcaaacTGTTATGGTCGTTGAAAAAgcaccagcaaaaacacacagagaaaatCTCACCAAGGGAAAAGCGTCACCACTGTTCTGACTGCGATAAGAGTTTTACTCGCGGATATCATCTTAAAAGACATcgggaaacacacacaggagaaaagccttaccactgctctaaTTGTGACAAAAGCTTTGCAGGAAAGGAGAGGCTTAAACAACATCAACTAACACACAACGAAAAGAAACGTTATCGCTGTTCAAGGTGTGATAAAAGATTTCCTGACATGGCAAAACTACGATCACACCTTCCAGTACATTCCATAGAACTGGCACTCCACTGTTCTGACTGTGGAAAGTGTTTCTTAAACAAGGCAAAGTTTGAAAGACACCAAAAAATACACACTGGAAGTGGAAAAATACCATTCCTCTGCACTGACTGCGGGGAGGGTTTTACAAATTTGCGACAGTTGGAAGaccaccagcgaacacacactggagagaaaccgtacTACTGCATTGATTGCGGGAAGAGTTTTGCACATGAAAAAACATTTAAGTGTCACAAGCAAGCACACAAGTTCAAACTTTCTGGAGAAAGAGCAGCCTATCCTTGCTTGGAATGTGGAAATACTTTTTCTCGTTCATGTGATGTGATGAGTCATTTGAGAAGGGTCCATAATAAAGAGAGACCTTTCCAGTGCTCCTGCTGTGGAAAAAGATTTTTCCAAAAGAACTCACTCACAATACACATGAGaatgcacactggagagaaaccgtacCACTGCTCAGAATGCGGACAAAGCTTCTCCCAAATGAATGACAGAAAACGCCACCAGAAGAGGCAACACTCTGGAGAGGAGACTTGA
- the LOC115179259 gene encoding zinc finger protein 235-like: MMSVNNVKTNTVVSALLSIGDVSQVNTVIVREETTARNTGSSTDTVKERSEVKSGTKTSVIEGAAEAYSKPTETSSLLSVGDSRGLNTKPSFRDTESKGEPMRAVVPEETDSGRGSHEKETSSRTGTGSTEYSHGIHRSISTEYSHGIQRSISTEYSHGIQRSISTEYSHGIQRSISKLKKPFKCDICEKTFHANCLLKRHIAVHNKPKGPFKCDICAKTFRLNCILTHHMQTHSKEKPFSCKVCGKKFSSKTNLKSHEFVHAEVKPFTCLTCGRGFASKSTR, encoded by the exons ATGATGTCTGTTAACAATGTGAAGACAAACACCGTGGTCTCAGCATTGCTCAGCATTGGAGATGTCAGTCAAGTAAACACTGTCATCGTACGGGAAGAG ACTACTGCGAGAAATACAGGCTCTAGCACCGACACTGTGAAGGAGAGGAGTGAGGTGAAATCAGGAACTAAAACGTCAGTCATTGAAG GTGCTGCAGAGGCTTACAGTAAACCGACAGAgacttcttctcttctctctgtgggAGACTCACGTGGACTGAATACAAAGCCCTCATTTAGAGACACTGAATCCAAGGGTGAACCTATGAGAGCTGTTGTTCCAGAGGAAACAGACAGCGGGAGAGGCAGTCATGAAAAGGAAACAAGCAGCCGTACTGGGACAGGATCTACAGAATACAGCCACGGAATACATCGGAGCATTTCCACAGAATACAGCCACGGAATACAGCGGAGCATTTCCACAGAATACAGCCACGGAATACAGCGGAGCATTTCCACAGAATACAGCCACGGAATACAGCGGAGCATTTCCAAGCTGAAGAAACCCTTCAAGTGTGACATATGTGAGAAGACCTTCCACGCGAACTGTCTGTTGAAACGCCATATAGCAGTTCACAATAAACCGAAGGGGCCCTTTAAGTGTGACATTTGTGCGAAAACCTTCCGCCTGAACTGTATCCTGACTCATCACATGCAAACTCACTCAAAAGAGAAACCTTTCAGTTGCAAAGTTTGCGGAAAGAAATTCAGTAGTAAGACAAATCTGAAATCACATGAGTTTGTTCATGCAGAGGTGAAACCGTTCACCTGCCTCACTTGTGGACGAGGTTTCGCCTCAAA GAGCACCAGGTag
- the LOC115179330 gene encoding oocyte zinc finger protein XlCOF6-like isoform X1, with translation MAELEKDAGRPMQDNGDEEEPGNSMAEEMDTSEDLQDDNLIKQEHFHSSNNEQQDGHLAVRRNVILERTKFNQRQQEAGETADDFITALHCLSEHCGYGALLSEMIRDRLVAGLVDRRLSKQLQMDPELTLDKAVTRIRQTELVKKQQDLPEHTFKVSSNTANINSVLSHSKQQCPANSQCQLEKNQNSERPQQPQTTQENEEEPLDTDDFLADFSPGGEKPHYCACCGRSFQKVRDLTRHQRTHTGEKPHNCSDCNRSFARLDNLKSHQKIHAKDKRHFHSTKCVESFVLLEKLEKHQLENTFKATSSAANVDSVPELGKNQHPERQLPQTTLENREKPHHDTSDDLIVSSNGGERRHHCSDCGKSFTRVYHLKRHQRTHTGEKPHRCSDCGKSYSQSYDLKIHHQQKHMKGKYFHCNHCAERFSKPEDLNRHMHVHAGEKPYLCPDCGKRFQLLNAFEMHQQKHTLGLLECSYCGKSFSKVDKLKLHQRTHTGEKDFHCPDCGKSFTRSDLLKSHQRTHKKGGDCPYCDKSFSEPGELKIHMEVHSQERPHLCPDCGKRFKLLWSLKKHQQKHTEKISPREKRHHCSDCDKSFTRGYHLKRHRETHTGEKPYHCSNCDKSFAGKERLKQHQLTHNEKKRYRCSRCDKRFPDMAKLRSHLPVHSIELALHCSDCGKCFLNKAKFERHQKIHTGSGKIPFLCTDCGEGFTNLRQLEDHQRTHTGEKPYYCIDCGKSFAHEKTFKCHKQAHKFKLSGERAAYPCLECGNTFSRSCDVMSHLRRVHNKERPFQCSCCGKRFFQKNSLTIHMRMHTGEKPYHCSECGQSFSQMNDRKRHQKRQHSGEET, from the exons ATGGCGGAACTTGAAAAAGACGCAGGACGACCAATGCAGGATAACGGAGATGAAGAGGAGccgggcaattccatg GCAGAGGAGATGGACACCTCAGAAGACCTGCAAGATGACAACCTGATCAAGCAGGAACACTTCCACAGTTCTAATAATGAACAGCAAGATGGACATTTGGCAGTTAGGAGGAATGTAATATTAGAACGAACTAAATTCAACCAAAGACAACAAGAAGCAGGAGAGACAGCTGATGATTTTATCACTGCACTTCATTGTTTGTCAGAACATTGTGGTTATGGAGCTCTGCTCAGTGAGATGATAAGAGACAGACTAGTCGCAGGCTTAGTTGACAGAAGACTGTCCAAGCAATTACAAATGGACCCAGAACTAACACTGGATAAAGCTGTCACACGCATTCGTCAAACTGAACTTGTGAAAAAGCAACAGGACCTGCCAGAGCATACCTTCAAAGTTTCAAGCAACACTGCAAATATAAACAGTGTCCTGTCACATAGCAAACAGCAATGCCCAGCCAATTCCCAGTGCCAATTAGAGAAGAATCAAAACTCAGAAAGACCACAACAACCCCAAACCACACAGGAGAATGAAGAGGAGCCCCTAGATACTGATGACTTCCTTGCGGATTTCAGTCCTGGAGGAGAGAAGCCTCACTACTGTGCCTGCTGCGGGAGGAGCTTTCAAAAAGTGAGGGACCTTACAAGACACCAGCGAACACATACTGGAGAGAAGCCCCACAACTGCTCTGATTGCAACAGAAGTTTTGCTCGGTTAGATAATCTCAAGTCACACCAAAAAATACACGCGAAAGACAAACGTCATTTTCACTCCACTAAATGTGTGGAAAGCTTTGTCCTATTGGAGAAGCTTGAAAAACACCAGCTGGAGAATACCTTCAAAGCTACCAGCAGTGCAGCAAATGTAGACAGTGTGCCTGAACTTGGGAAAAATCAGCACCCAGAAAGACAACTGCCCCAAACAACTCTGGAGAACAGAGAGAAGCCTCATCATGATACTTCCGATGACCTTATTGTGAGTTCTAATGGAGGTGAGAGGCGTCACCACTGTTCcgactgtgggaagagctttacaCGAGTTTATCATCTTAAAAGACACCAACGAACACATACGGGAGAGAAGCCTCATCGCTGCTCTGATTGTGGCAAAAGTTATTCTCAGTCGTATGATCTGAAAATACACCACCAGCAAAAGCATATGAAAGGGAAATACTTCCACTGCAATCATTGTGCAGAACGTTTCTCCAAACCAGAAGATCTGAACAGACACATGCATGTACATGCTGGAGAAAAGCCATACCTTTGCccagactgtgggaagagattccaGTTGTTAAATGCATTTGAAATGCACCAACAAAAACATACTTTGGGGCTTCTTGAGTGCTCTTATTGTGGTAAAAGTTTTTCTAAAGTGGATAAACTTAAACTACACCAGCGAACGCATACGGGAGAGAAAGATTTTCACTGCCctgactgtgggaaaagttttacCCGCTCGGATCTTCTGAAAAGTCACCAGAGGACACATAAGAAAGGGGGTGATTGTCCTTACTGTGATAAAAGTTTTTCTGAACCGGGAGAACTAAAAATACACATGGAAGTACATAGTCAAGAAAGGCCTCACCTTTGCCccgactgtgggaagagattcaaacTGTTATGGTCGTTGAAAAAgcaccagcaaaaacacacagagaaaatCTCACCAAGGGAAAAGCGTCACCACTGTTCTGACTGCGATAAGAGTTTTACTCGCGGATATCATCTTAAAAGACATcgggaaacacacacaggagaaaagccttaccactgctctaaTTGTGACAAAAGCTTTGCAGGAAAGGAGAGGCTTAAACAACATCAACTAACACACAACGAAAAGAAACGTTATCGCTGTTCAAGGTGTGATAAAAGATTTCCTGACATGGCAAAACTACGATCACACCTTCCAGTACATTCCATAGAACTGGCACTCCACTGTTCTGACTGTGGAAAGTGTTTCTTAAACAAGGCAAAGTTTGAAAGACACCAAAAAATACACACTGGAAGTGGAAAAATACCATTCCTCTGCACTGACTGCGGGGAGGGTTTTACAAATTTGCGACAGTTGGAAGaccaccagcgaacacacactggagagaaaccgtacTACTGCATTGATTGCGGGAAGAGTTTTGCACATGAAAAAACATTTAAGTGTCACAAGCAAGCACACAAGTTCAAACTTTCTGGAGAAAGAGCAGCCTATCCTTGCTTGGAATGTGGAAATACTTTTTCTCGTTCATGTGATGTGATGAGTCATTTGAGAAGGGTCCATAATAAAGAGAGACCTTTCCAGTGCTCCTGCTGTGGAAAAAGATTTTTCCAAAAGAACTCACTCACAATACACATGAGaatgcacactggagagaaaccgtacCACTGCTCAGAATGCGGACAAAGCTTCTCCCAAATGAATGACAGAAAACGCCACCAGAAGAGGCAACACTCTGGAGAGGAGACTTGA
- the LOC115179330 gene encoding oocyte zinc finger protein XlCOF6-like isoform X2: MTRRLLFTLKAEEMDTSEDLQDDNLIKQEHFHSSNNEQQDGHLAVRRNVILERTKFNQRQQEAGETADDFITALHCLSEHCGYGALLSEMIRDRLVAGLVDRRLSKQLQMDPELTLDKAVTRIRQTELVKKQQDLPEHTFKVSSNTANINSVLSHSKQQCPANSQCQLEKNQNSERPQQPQTTQENEEEPLDTDDFLADFSPGGEKPHYCACCGRSFQKVRDLTRHQRTHTGEKPHNCSDCNRSFARLDNLKSHQKIHAKDKRHFHSTKCVESFVLLEKLEKHQLENTFKATSSAANVDSVPELGKNQHPERQLPQTTLENREKPHHDTSDDLIVSSNGGERRHHCSDCGKSFTRVYHLKRHQRTHTGEKPHRCSDCGKSYSQSYDLKIHHQQKHMKGKYFHCNHCAERFSKPEDLNRHMHVHAGEKPYLCPDCGKRFQLLNAFEMHQQKHTLGLLECSYCGKSFSKVDKLKLHQRTHTGEKDFHCPDCGKSFTRSDLLKSHQRTHKKGGDCPYCDKSFSEPGELKIHMEVHSQERPHLCPDCGKRFKLLWSLKKHQQKHTEKISPREKRHHCSDCDKSFTRGYHLKRHRETHTGEKPYHCSNCDKSFAGKERLKQHQLTHNEKKRYRCSRCDKRFPDMAKLRSHLPVHSIELALHCSDCGKCFLNKAKFERHQKIHTGSGKIPFLCTDCGEGFTNLRQLEDHQRTHTGEKPYYCIDCGKSFAHEKTFKCHKQAHKFKLSGERAAYPCLECGNTFSRSCDVMSHLRRVHNKERPFQCSCCGKRFFQKNSLTIHMRMHTGEKPYHCSECGQSFSQMNDRKRHQKRQHSGEET, encoded by the exons atgacgcgGAGACTCCTATTCACTTTAAAA GCAGAGGAGATGGACACCTCAGAAGACCTGCAAGATGACAACCTGATCAAGCAGGAACACTTCCACAGTTCTAATAATGAACAGCAAGATGGACATTTGGCAGTTAGGAGGAATGTAATATTAGAACGAACTAAATTCAACCAAAGACAACAAGAAGCAGGAGAGACAGCTGATGATTTTATCACTGCACTTCATTGTTTGTCAGAACATTGTGGTTATGGAGCTCTGCTCAGTGAGATGATAAGAGACAGACTAGTCGCAGGCTTAGTTGACAGAAGACTGTCCAAGCAATTACAAATGGACCCAGAACTAACACTGGATAAAGCTGTCACACGCATTCGTCAAACTGAACTTGTGAAAAAGCAACAGGACCTGCCAGAGCATACCTTCAAAGTTTCAAGCAACACTGCAAATATAAACAGTGTCCTGTCACATAGCAAACAGCAATGCCCAGCCAATTCCCAGTGCCAATTAGAGAAGAATCAAAACTCAGAAAGACCACAACAACCCCAAACCACACAGGAGAATGAAGAGGAGCCCCTAGATACTGATGACTTCCTTGCGGATTTCAGTCCTGGAGGAGAGAAGCCTCACTACTGTGCCTGCTGCGGGAGGAGCTTTCAAAAAGTGAGGGACCTTACAAGACACCAGCGAACACATACTGGAGAGAAGCCCCACAACTGCTCTGATTGCAACAGAAGTTTTGCTCGGTTAGATAATCTCAAGTCACACCAAAAAATACACGCGAAAGACAAACGTCATTTTCACTCCACTAAATGTGTGGAAAGCTTTGTCCTATTGGAGAAGCTTGAAAAACACCAGCTGGAGAATACCTTCAAAGCTACCAGCAGTGCAGCAAATGTAGACAGTGTGCCTGAACTTGGGAAAAATCAGCACCCAGAAAGACAACTGCCCCAAACAACTCTGGAGAACAGAGAGAAGCCTCATCATGATACTTCCGATGACCTTATTGTGAGTTCTAATGGAGGTGAGAGGCGTCACCACTGTTCcgactgtgggaagagctttacaCGAGTTTATCATCTTAAAAGACACCAACGAACACATACGGGAGAGAAGCCTCATCGCTGCTCTGATTGTGGCAAAAGTTATTCTCAGTCGTATGATCTGAAAATACACCACCAGCAAAAGCATATGAAAGGGAAATACTTCCACTGCAATCATTGTGCAGAACGTTTCTCCAAACCAGAAGATCTGAACAGACACATGCATGTACATGCTGGAGAAAAGCCATACCTTTGCccagactgtgggaagagattccaGTTGTTAAATGCATTTGAAATGCACCAACAAAAACATACTTTGGGGCTTCTTGAGTGCTCTTATTGTGGTAAAAGTTTTTCTAAAGTGGATAAACTTAAACTACACCAGCGAACGCATACGGGAGAGAAAGATTTTCACTGCCctgactgtgggaaaagttttacCCGCTCGGATCTTCTGAAAAGTCACCAGAGGACACATAAGAAAGGGGGTGATTGTCCTTACTGTGATAAAAGTTTTTCTGAACCGGGAGAACTAAAAATACACATGGAAGTACATAGTCAAGAAAGGCCTCACCTTTGCCccgactgtgggaagagattcaaacTGTTATGGTCGTTGAAAAAgcaccagcaaaaacacacagagaaaatCTCACCAAGGGAAAAGCGTCACCACTGTTCTGACTGCGATAAGAGTTTTACTCGCGGATATCATCTTAAAAGACATcgggaaacacacacaggagaaaagccttaccactgctctaaTTGTGACAAAAGCTTTGCAGGAAAGGAGAGGCTTAAACAACATCAACTAACACACAACGAAAAGAAACGTTATCGCTGTTCAAGGTGTGATAAAAGATTTCCTGACATGGCAAAACTACGATCACACCTTCCAGTACATTCCATAGAACTGGCACTCCACTGTTCTGACTGTGGAAAGTGTTTCTTAAACAAGGCAAAGTTTGAAAGACACCAAAAAATACACACTGGAAGTGGAAAAATACCATTCCTCTGCACTGACTGCGGGGAGGGTTTTACAAATTTGCGACAGTTGGAAGaccaccagcgaacacacactggagagaaaccgtacTACTGCATTGATTGCGGGAAGAGTTTTGCACATGAAAAAACATTTAAGTGTCACAAGCAAGCACACAAGTTCAAACTTTCTGGAGAAAGAGCAGCCTATCCTTGCTTGGAATGTGGAAATACTTTTTCTCGTTCATGTGATGTGATGAGTCATTTGAGAAGGGTCCATAATAAAGAGAGACCTTTCCAGTGCTCCTGCTGTGGAAAAAGATTTTTCCAAAAGAACTCACTCACAATACACATGAGaatgcacactggagagaaaccgtacCACTGCTCAGAATGCGGACAAAGCTTCTCCCAAATGAATGACAGAAAACGCCACCAGAAGAGGCAACACTCTGGAGAGGAGACTTGA